In Pseudoclavibacter sp. Marseille-Q3772, the sequence CATACCGATCAGCCCAGACTTCGATGCGGCGTAGTTGATCTGTCCAGGCGATCCGTACAGCCCGACAACCGATGAAATAAACACGACGCGACCCCACTTGCTGCGCAGCAGCCCCTTGGTGGCACGTTTGAGGACGCGAAACGCACCGGTGAGGTTGGTGTCGATTACATCGCTGAAGTCGTCCTCCCCCATACGCAGCAGCAAGGTGTCCTTCGTGATCCCGGCATTGGCCACGAGAACCTCTACCGGACCGTACTCGTTCTCGACCGCCGTAAACGCTTCGTCAACGGATACAGGATCGGTGACGTCCGCAGCCACCGTGAGCGCACCATCCGGACCACCCTCACCAGAACGCGAGGTGACCGCCACACGGTGCCCCTGTGCCAAGAACTCCTCGGCGATAGCTCGGCCGATCCCTCGGTTACCACCGGTGATTAACACTGTGCGCTGTGTCGACATAATGCTCCTTGTGTAGCGATCCGGAATTCTGCCAATCATACGGCCCTCCGATTTGATGATCGGTTTCACAGCGACGGGGCTAGGCTTAGTAGGTGCACAAAATGCACGGTGACGGTACGAATCGAGACCGCAACGGAGGTGAGAGCACTGGCAGAACCCGTCGTTAACATCACGTCGATGAGTGAGTCGGCCGAGGAGGAGCGACAGTCTCGCACCCGCCGATACTTGCTCATGATGGCAATTCGCACGATCTGCCTCATGCTTATGGTCTTCGTTCGCGGTCCCTGGCTTTGGGTCGTTGCCGCGGTAGCAATCTTCATGCCGTGGATCGCGGTTGTCCTTGCCAACCACGTGCGTCAGCGTCGGATGAGTCAAATGCGTTCCCCCGATGACGGCGCACTCGTGGTCTACCGTCCGCCGGTGTCGGAGCAGGATTGGCTAATGAATCACGATTCCGATACCACCACTACAAACCACTCCACTTCGAGCGCAAGGAAGCACTCATGAGCAGCGGTGAATTTGATCTGCGCAGTCGGCTGCGCGGATTCCTCGTCGACGAATCAGAGCACGTACCCCAGTGCTCTCGCGCGGCCTGCAGCAATCCGGCAACGCGACGGCTCGAATGGCGTAATCCGCGCATCCATACCGAGGAACGAATCAAGATCTGGTTGTCTTGTGACGAGCATTTCGAGTTTCTTCGCGGTTTTCTCGATTCCCGGAACTTCCCCCTGCGTATCGCCGACGTCCACGATCCAGCCAATGAGGAACCCATTCGTTGAGCAGTACACCCGAAGAGTCCGACACGAGCACAACACAGCGCTCGTCACGCCCGTGGGCGTTCCTGATGACGAGGCGCTGGATCTCGTATTTCGCCCTACTCGTCGTCTTCGCAATCGCCTGCGCGTTTCTATCGCACTGGCAGTTCGAGCGTCGAGATGAACGCATCGCCGAGAATCGTTATATCAGCGAGAACTTCGATGCGGCGCCAAAGCCAATTACCGAAGTACTGCCCGATACCGGCTCGTTCACCACATCCCAGGAGTGGACACCCGTTGAGCTCACTGGTGAATACCTCACCGACCACCAATTGCTGGCACGCGCACGACCGCACAACGGTCTGCCCGGCTTCGAGATTCTCACGCCGCTGAAAACATCCGAAGGCACCGTGTTCATCGTTAATCGCGGTTGGATTCCCACCGGACACTCCCAAGATGAACCAGACCATGTTCCTTCGCCACCGAAAGGCACTGTGACGGTTACCGCAAGGCTCAAGCCAAGCGAGCGGAGTATCCCTGGCCGAACTGCCCCCGAGGGACAGATCGCCACCATCCATCTGCCGACGTTTGCCGACGAGCTCGGCTCAGATCGCGTGTATGTCGGTGCCTACGGGTTGTTGCGCAGCGAGACGCCAAGCGCCGAACACGGTGCGCTGACTGCGAAACCTGAACTCACTGAGGGCAACCACCTCAGCTACGCGGTGCAGTGGATCATCTTCGCGGTCATCGCCGCCATCGGACTCATCTACGGCGTGCGCGAAGAGTTTCGTGAGCGCAATGCGCACTCACCGGCGGTGCAACGTGCCGCCGCCCGCGAAGCAGCACGCAGGGCGAAACGCAAGCGCAAGACCGATGCGGAAGTCGAAGACGAACTCCTCGACGCCACAGATTCGCGGCCCTAACACGTTGATCGAGCATTCACTTCACTGCGTTAGACAGCAAGAATGAGAATGCCGATTACTGACTACCTGGCAGCAATTGTCGACTCCGAGCGCGAGGATCGCCGCGGCTCCCCCGCCGACTATATTCCGCAGCTCGCGCAGGTTGATCCCGACCGCTCAGCGTTAGCCCTGTGCACTCCGGGCGGGCAGGTTTATTCCAGCGGGGATGACCAGCTCGAATTCACTCTGCAATCTGCATCCAAGCCGTTCATCTACGCTATTGCGCTTCGTGACCGCGGTATCGACGCCGTCGATCGGTATATCGATGTCGAGCCATCCGGTGAACGCTTCAACGAAATCTCCGTCGACCCCGATAACGGGCGGCCACGAAACCCAATGATCAATATGGGTGCGATCACCGCGCACACCCTCATCGGTGACCCGGAGCTGAGCACCGAGGAACGCGCCGCATACGCGGTTGAGGCACTGGGGGAATTCGCCGGGCGTGAGCTCACGGTTGATGAGGTGCTGCGTGATTCGGAACTCGGCGGACGTTACCGCAATCTGGCACTGGCCGCCGTAGCGCGCAGTAATAACTACATTGAGGTCGATCCCGAAGAGGCGGTGTGGGGATACACCACGCAGTGTGCGACGAATGTCACTGTGCGCGACCTTGCCGTGATGGCAATGACACTTGCGAACGGCGGTAAGAATCCCATTACCGGAAAACACATCATCCCCCGCCAGGTGTGCCGTCGTGTAGTGAGTGTGATGGCGACCTGCGGCATGTACGACGCGGCTGGAGACTGGCTCTCCAGTGTTGGCGTGCCCGCCAAGAGCGGGGTGTCGGGATGCATTTTCGGTTCACTCCCCGGGCAGGTTGGCTTAAGCGCGTTCTCTCCGCGACTGGATGAAGTTGGTCACTCTGTACGCGGCCTCAAGATGCTCGAACGCTGCTCAACCGATATGGATCTCCACCTCATGTCGCTACCGGCACCATCCATTGATGCAATCGGGCAGCGAACCACCACGGAATACGGTTCGGAGTTGGTGGAGATTCAGGGAGCATTGAACTTCCCCACTGCCGAGCTGGTGCTGCGGCGGTTTGCTGAGATTGCGCCGGGTGACTGTGAGGTTGTGGTCGATCTAACACTGGTCCCGCGCATTAACAGCGTCGGTGAGCGGATGCTGCGTGAAGGCTTGCGCATGCTCGGCGAAGACGGTCACCCGGTGAGTTTGGTCGACCCGCACGGACGCATCCCGAACCCGCGATCATACGCGCGAGAAGCAATTCCGGTGCTTGAGGATTTCGCGGAATTCTTGGAGGAAGAGTCACAGCCCGTGTCGAGTAGTTAGTTCATCTCGATCAGGTCAAAATACTCGGGGGTCCACAGGTCCTCGACCGCCTCGGGCATGATGAGCACTCGCTCGGGGTTCAGCGCGGTCACGGCGCCCTCATCGTGCGAGACCAAGACCACCGCACCTTCATAGTGGCTGAGCGCGTCAAGGATCTGTTCGCGCGAAGCCGGATCCAGATTGTTCGTCGGCTCGTCCAGCAAGAGCACATTTGCGCTGGAGACCACCAGCATCGCAAGTGCGAGCCGTGTTTTCTCACCGCCCGAGAGCACGCCGGCAGGCTTGTACACATCGTCGCCAGAGAAGAGGAAGGAACCGAGCACCTTTCGCGCCTCGGTTTCGGTGAGGTGCTGCGAGACTGAGATCATGTTCTGCAGCACGCTGCGGTCAACGTCGAGGGTTTCGTGTTCCTGCGCGTAGTAACCGATTTTGAGCCCGTGTCCGGCAATCAACTCGCCGGTATCAGGCTCATCGACTCCCGCAAGTATCCGCAAGAGCGTCGTCTTACCGGCACCGTTGAGTCCAAGCACAACCACCCTGGAACCCCGATCAATTGCGAGGTCTACACCCGTAAAGATTTCAAGCGATCCGTACGACTTGGAAAGCCCCTTCGCTTGTACTGGAGTTTTTCCCACCGGTGCCGGTGTCGGAAACCGAAGCTTCGCGACGCGGTCCTGTACGCGCACATCTTCCAGCCCGCTGAGCATTCTCTCGGCGCGACGCTGCATCTGCTGAGCGGCCGCTGCCTTCGTAGCTTTGGCACCGAACTTCGCTGCCTGCTGCTGCAATGCAGTGGCCTTCTTTTCAATGTTTGCGCGCTCTTTACGGCGGCGTTCCTCATCCGCTTCCCGCTGGCGCAGATACTGCTTCCAGCCCATGTTGTAGACATCGATGACCTGACGGTTCGCATCCAGATACAACACCCGATTCACGGTGTCACCCACGAGCTCAACATCGTGCGAAATCACGATCAAGCCGCCCTTGTAGGTCTTGAGAAACTCGCGCAGCCACACTACTGAGTCCACATCGAGGTGGTTCGTCGGCTCATCCAGAATCATCGTTTCAGCATCAGAGAACAGGATGCGCGCCAGCTCAATTCGTCGGCGTTGACCGCCCGAGAGGGTCTGCAAAGGCTGGTCAAGGATGCGGTCGGGCAGATTCAGATTTGATGCGATCGCTGCCGCCTCCGATTCGGCGGCATATCCGCCTAGGACAGTGAACTCATCGTCGAGTCGTGCATATCGCCGCATATAGCGTTCCCGCTCGGTTTCGGTCTCTGAGGCTGCCATGAGCGTTGCGGCCTCGGCCAAGCGGTCGCGCACATCACCAAGTCCGCGAGCGTCGAGGATGCGGTTACGCGCGGTTTGTGTTGGGTCGCCGGCTCGTGGGTCCTGGGGCAGGTAGCCGATCTCACCGCTGCGCTCGATGTTCCCGCCCGTTGGCAGTGTCCACCCGGCGAGCACTTTGGTGAGCGTTGTCTTTCCCGCACCATTGCGGCCAACGAGGCCGATCTTATCGCCGGGCTGCACGCGGAAGTTCACATCCTGCATGAGGGTACGCGCGCCAAGAGTGATTTCCAGATCATGAACGGCGAGCATAGTTTTCCTCAGAATCGGGCGGTTGTACCAGGCACAGACAACCTGACAAGTCTACGTCGTTGTTTGAGGAAACGATGTCGCCTTCCCTCACAGACTTACCGTGCGGGAAGGCGACACCAACGGTGCTCTTTCGTTCTTACTTCCAGTGGCTGCTCGAACGTACCCGCAAGCGCTCACGGTACTGACGAGTGGACTCTTCCAAGAGTTCACCCGTCCCCCAATCGAGGATTACGCCGTAACGTCTGATCGCGTCGAGTTCGCCGAGCTCACCGGCACGATACCGTTGCGCTACCGATTCAGGATCCTCTTCGAGCCACGCAGCTCGATTCTCGCGTATTTCGCTGCGCAACGTCTCGGTCTCTTGAACGTTGACCTCGTATTCGTCGAGCTCGACGTCACCCACGGTGAGCACAACACCGTAGTCAAGAGCTGCACGTTCTACTGATACATATCCATCAATGACGTCCTCACACACTTCCGCGGGGTCACGCTCAAGCGGATCGCCGAAACCGCCGCCGCCCGCGGATGGTCGAGTGAACGTATCTCCGGGTTCGATATCCACAGAGCTAAACACAGTGCCCAGAAATCGCTCGTTTTCCGTTCCTTTATTGAGCCACACGCCCTGAGGTGAGGATGGTAGCCCACCTTCAATCCCCCACGTGATCGAACGCGAACGATCAGCGCAGTAGCTCATGACGGTCTTATCACCGTCGGTGAGCATGCCACCCTTCTCAATACCGCAACCGCCGCGGAATCGACCGGGCCCGCCCGAGTCGGGAGCGATTGAATGTTCGGTAGTGAGCACAGGTGATAGTCGCTCCTGACCTTCCAGCGGCTGCACCGCTAGACCTGCGCCAAATACTGGGGCCGTCGCGTTCGAGCCGTCCTTGCTCACGCGGCCTCCCCAACCGCCGGCCATCCAGTCGTACCACATAAAGAACACTCGCTTATCACCGCGCGTATCACGTCCACCGACGAGTAAGTATTCAAGGTTGAACGAACAGGCCATCGCCCGGTCAGGCATAACCTGTGACCACAGCTCAAACACAGCGTTCATGATCTTTTCGTGCGGCCCCGCACAAAAACCAGTCACGGCGTGGGGCCAGCTAGCGTTAATGACCGTGCCTTCTGGACCAAGGTCCGCCGTAACCGCTCGGTAGAAACCGGAGTTCAGCGGAACATCCGGGAAGAATGTTTTTGTACCCGAGTACAGCGAACTGTGCGTGGTTCCGTACGCCGAGTTAAGAAAGGTCGCGACTGCCGGAGCAGAACCATTCAGATCGTAGTGAATACCCTCATCGTCGATAGTGAGTTTGATGCGAATGGGGACCATACCCTCGGGCGTGGATGGGTCGTTGTCGAGGTAGTCGACGGTTTCCCACGTACCCTGCGGGAGCGTTTTGATGCGTTCGAGCACGGTGCGCTCGACATAGTCTTGCGTTTCCTGCATTGCCTCAACAACGGTGTCTTTGCCGTAGCGCTCAACCAGGCGCAGTACCTCACGTTCGCACACTGCCGTTGCCTCCGATTGTGCGTGCAGGTCGCCCAGGGCCACCTCAGGTGCGCGGGTGTTCGAGACAATCAGCTGTGCCACATCTTTTAGGAAATCGCCCTTGCTCCATACCCGCACCGGAGTGATACGAAGGCCTTCGCCAAAGTGGTCTCCTGCCTGTACGTAGAACGAGCCTGGAACTACACCACCGATATCTGCCCAATGGCCCTTGTTCTGCGAAAATGCGATGATTTCACCCTCACAGAAGATTGGCCGCACAAAGGAGACATCGTTGAAGTGTGTACCTCCTCGGTAGGGGTCATTGATCATAAACACGTCGCCGGGGTGAATATCTTCGCCGAACTCTTCCATCACCGCTTTTGCTTGGAAGTGCAGCGTGCCCACGTGGACGGCAATATCAGCGGACCCTTGCATCACCGTGTTTCCCTGAGCGTCGCAGAGGGCGGATGAGAAATCGCGCGAATAGATGACGAATGAGTAGCAGGTACGCAGAATTTGTTCGCTCATCAGATCGACACTCGTGGCGAAGGCATTCTTCAGTACCTCAAACGTCACCGGGTCAAGCTTGCGTTCGGTTGGGGTCACAGTAGTAGTAGCCATGATTAGCCCTCCAAGTAGATACGAATGTTGAGCCACTCGTCGATTTCGGCGCGACACTGCGGCGGAACAACGGTGGTTGAGTCAAGTTGATTGATGATTGCCGGGCCTTGGATGGTGGCTCCTGCGGGTGTGCGCTCGCGTTGGTAGACAGGTGTGTCATGCCACTGACCCTCGAAGTACACCGGTCGAGTCTCGATCGGTTCAGTGTGCGCTTCCGGCTGCAGTTCTGCGGCCTCGAAGTTTGGCTTGGGTGTCTTTCCGATCGCCTTAAGTTGCAATTGGTAGATCTCGACCGGCGTTTGGTCATTACGGAAGGCGAACTCACGTTCGTGTTCGCGGTGGAAGGCTTCGATTGCCGCATTCAATCCATTGTCGTCACTTCCCATTGGTACCACCAATGAGCGCCATTGGCCGGCATACCGCATCGAAACCAGCCGCTGCAACACAGCGTTGTCCCCGCTGACTCCTTCGTGACGGAGCCGCGCCCGTGCTTCTGACTCCAGTTCCTTGAACTGCTGATCGATCTCATCGCGATCAACCTCCGAAACGAGCCCGGTCACCATTGTCGACAGGTCATGTTGTATGTCGACAAGCAGGCAACCCATAGCGCTGGTAACGCCTGGATTTGGTGGCACCACAACTGCGGGAATATTGAGTTCACGCGCAACATCGACGCCGTGCAGCGCGCCGGCACCGCCGAATGCCAACAGGGCAAAGTCCCTCGGGTCGTACCCACGCCGAATGGAAATCAACCGGACCGCATCCGCCATATTGGCGTTGGCAACCCGAACGATCGCTTCGGCCGCTTCCTCGAGTTCAAGTCCTAACGGCTCAGCGATCTTTTCGCGAATTGCTTTGGCCGCAAGCTCCTTGTTGAGGGTTTTGGCGCCGCCGGCAAGTTCCGTTCCGAGCCTGCCGAGCACGATATTTGCGTCAGTGTTCGTAGGTTCATCACCACCGGTGTCATAACACGCCGGCCCCGGATCAGCACCGGCCGATTGCGGGCCGTTTCGCAGTGATCCGGCGATGTCGATATGCGCGAGTGAACCGCCGCCAGCGCCAATCGTCAACACTTCGATGGAGGGGAAGATAATTGGGTGACCGTACTCAACTTCCCATTCCTGGCTAACGCGTACCTCTCCATCCGCAACGAGCGAGATGTCTGTTGAGGTTCCGCCCATGTCGAGGCTTACTGCGTGACTGTATCCACATTGGCTCGCGATGTGCTGTGCCGAGATAGCACCTGCCGCGATACCGGATGCCGCCAAGCGAACCGGGTAACGTTCCACCATGCGTGGAGTCATTGAGCCACCGCCAGAGTGCAGCAGCAGCAGGTCGCCCTTGTACCCGCCATCCTCCAAGGCATCTGCGAGGCGATTTACATATCCCGACACCAATGGCGCGAGCACGGCATTCGCAACGGCTGTGTTGAACCGCCCGTACTCAAACATTTCCGGCAAGATCTCCGCGGAAGTGGTGACCGTTGCTTCCGGAATTTCTTCTTCGAGGATTTCCCGCATCCGGACCTCGTGGCCCGCGTTAGCGAAGGAGTTTAGGAAGCAAACGGCGATAGTGGTTGTGCCTCGCTTCTTGAGCAGCCTCGCAATCTGGCGCGCATTGTCTTCATCGAGTGGCGTAACCACGCGCCCCGAATAATCGACTCGCTCGGTCACTTCAAAGCGATCACGGCGAGCGATGTACGGGCCGGGCACGTCCTTATACGCATCCCAGAGATCGTCCTTTGTGCCGTCGCGAATTTCAATTACATCGCGAAACCCGCGAGTTGTGACCAACGCTGCTTTGGGGAAGCGTCGGGTAATTAGGGCGTTTGTCGCCACAGTAGTGCCGTGCGAAAACAGCGAAACATCGGCGAGATTGATCTCTCCCCGTTCGACACCGTTCATGACCGCAATCATCGGGTCGTGCGGTGTTGAGGGGACTTTCGTCACCCGCATGCTCTTAGTGTCGTCATCAAAAATACAGACATCGGTGAAAGTTCCACCAACATCGACTGCAACGCGGAGATGCGCCATTGCTTTCCTCCTCGGTAGTAGTTCTTCATTGAACGTGTGGACCATGTTGCTTGAGCCGATTTGCAAAATCCACCATGAAATCTGAGAAGTAACCCGCAGACTCTCGTGGTTTCTACGAATGCTGGAAGAATGGCGGCAAGTAGGCGGAAGAAAGGAGCGCAGTCGTGCCCTCACTAAGTGTAGATTCACTGTTCACTCAGGTGTTTCACACCATTGAGAGCGATGCAACGCTGCAGGACATTTGCAATGGAATTGCACGCGCTCTGGGCTGCAACCTGGCGCTCATTGCTGAAAACGGCGAGGTCCATGCATCCGTAGGAGCGCTACCGCTCTCCCGCTTACGAATAGCCGCAAAAGAACCACCGTCGAATGTCGAACCGAAGCGTCCGAGCCAGCATCATGAGGTAGAGCAAATCGGGCTCTGGCTGCTGCATCATTTGAGGCTGCAGCTCGCCGAGGGACGATACGTTCTTACCCTGGCGAGCCACCGAAATCAGCCAACTACTCTCACGCAGCAGGACATCGAGGCAGCGGCTGCAGCGCTCATTGCGGCCAGTAATCTTCAGGGCGCGAGCATGCACAGGATACTCGACACGATGTCACAACTCGTTCGTGATTTGGAACGTGGAACGTCCCGAGCACTGGAACATCACTACTGGCCGCGAATGGAGACATTTGGGTTTCGCTCGCATCACGCCGTTCAGGTAACAGTCGCACTGCCCCGCACGGACGAACAACTTTCGACAGCACGACTCCTTGACATCATTACTCAAGCGCGTGAGCAGCGCCTCGGTGTGTTGACCTCGCGCCAGCTCGTGCGCTCGACAAGTGCTACGGCCGTGCATTTCATTCATGAGGCCTCAGCGGCTGCACAGGACCTACTGAAGGCAGCACTCACGGACTGCTGCATCACACATTCAGCACCGGTGCAGTTCCTGGAAGAGATTCCTCAGGCCCTCGCTGAGGCCGAAACCACGCTGGTACTCGCGGAACATATAGCGAAGCAGCTACCAGAGGGAGGTAATCTTCCGGTGTTGGATTACACCACACTTCCGCTTGTTGCATGGGCTAGCGCAATGGCGCCTGCGCGAGAACTGTTGGAACGTTCCCGGACACTCACGGCAGCGCTAGATGATCATCCCCAACTGCGAGAGACGTTGATTACATACCTAGGTACCGGAAGCCGCATTCCAGCAACGGCGTCAAGACTCTATCTACACCCCAATTCGGTACGGTATCGGATACAGCGAATCGAGGAACTCTGCGGCGTTGACCTCAACAACCCACTCGATACGACAGGGATGACGATTGTTTATCTGCCCGAGATACTTGCACAGCAGCAGGGTTCAGATTCCAGTTCACCCTGATCGCGGATACCGATTAGCTCGCTGACGCTTCCGGTGAATCATCCTCGTCGGTCAGCGGCCCTCCATCACCGAGAATATTGTGGTCATACTGTCCGGCCGTGAGCGGAAGAGTAATCGGTCCGGTGGAGAGATCTTCACCACCGGGAAGCTCAACTTCAACGACCTTGCGCGCACCAAGCGTGATACCGACGCTCGCGATGATGACCAGCGCCACCGCGCCCATGCGCCAGGGGCTGGCATGTTGTTCAAGGATGATCCATCCCATCAGCGTGGCGAACGCCGGTTCCAAACTGGTCAGCACGCCGAACACACGCTGCGGTACGCGGCTGAGGGCGAAGTACTCGATGCTGAACGGGATGAGACCGGCCATGGCGCCAGCCAACGCGGCCAGTCCCAGCACCTGCCAGCTATCGATGCCAACGATCACCCCGTGTGCGCCAAACGGCAAAATGATCAAGAACGCGACCATCATCGCACCGGCCAGCCCGCCCGCGCCGGGTACACTTTGACCCACCCTGGCTCCGGCGAGGATGTAGGCGGCCCAGCTCACTCCTGCAAGTAGCGCGAACAGCACTCCGATCGGATCTAGCGCGCTTGCGCTATGGGCAGCTTCCCAGCCCATGATGGCGATACCGGCCGCGGCGATTCCCACCCAAATGAAGTCAAGTAAGCGACGAGACAGCACGGCAGAGAGCGTAAGCGGGCCGAGGAATTCGATGGCGACCGCAACACCCAGCGGTAGACGCTCGAGTGCTACGTAAAACAGCCCATTGAGCGCAGCCATCGCGATCCCGAACATGATTACATCACGGAACTGACCCGCATCCCACCGCCAAAACCGCGGGCGGATGATCATTGCGAGCACCACAGCCCCGATACCGACACGAAACACGTTCATTCCGGCGGGGCCAACCTGATCGAATAGTGTGCCGGCGAGCGCCCCACCGGTTTGGATGGACAGCGCCGCAATAACAAGCATCCCGACGGGGAGGATGATCGAAGAACCGCGCTGTTCCTGCTGCACCGCAACCACCCTTTCACCCTGGTTCAGGCCCGAAGTCTCGGGTACACAAGCCCCGAAATTCTATCGCTCCGCGGGGCTTGCCTCGCAAATCAGTGCGACCCCCGCGCGGAACGAGTGCTCGTCAATTTGCGCCGCTGCTGACCCATCCGGTGGGTTCACGTGAACGCCTGCGTCAATGGCACACAGGAACTGCTGCTCGCGCACGACATGCCCCAGACAGAAGTGCAAAAGCGTGGATGCGAGCACGCAAGCGCGCTCTTCGGTGTGCCCTTCTGCTTTGGCCGCGGCGATAAGTATTGTGTCCAACTCCCCCACGGTAAAGCCGAGCGAGAGGGAGCTTAGGACGATATCTGCACCGTCACGTAACTGCAGGAGTGCCCGCCGGATCTCGCAAATCGATTCTGCCAGCGAGCCCGCGCGTTCAGGTACGTGGTTCGCCAGCCATGACCGTGCAATCGCGGCAAGCAGGCTCTGCTTATCGTCAAAGTACCAATAGATTGTGCCTACCTGAACGCCCAGAGCATTTGCCAACATCCGCATGCTAAATCCAGCGAGCCCGTGCTCTTGGATCAACTCAGTGGCCACGAGCACGACTCGATCAGCAGACTCTCCTGTGCGTTGTTTGGTTGCCACAAGCATCTTCAATTCATTAGTCCGTGTTCAACAATCCTTGAACACTGTTCAAGGCATAGGCTAATGGACGTTCGTACCCCCCCCGTCGAGAATTCAGAGGTTTACCGATGACGACAGCGTCACCAACCACTCACCAATCACACGCGCCGGTACTCGCAGACGCACTCGCTGCTCCCCGCACCTGGTTGCACCACGCCGCCCTGATTGCCGCAGGAGCTGCTGTCGTGAGTTTGCTCGCACAGGTCGAGATTCCGGTGAAGCCAGTACCGATCACGGGCCAAACCCTCGGTGTCATGATCGTCGGCGCAAGCCTCGGTGCCTGGCGTGGCGCAGCGGCAATGGTGGTCTACCTGCTGGCCGGTGTTGCGGGGCTCCCGGTTTTTGCCGGGTTCAGTGGCGGTCCGCAATCAGTCGCAGAACCGTCATTCGGGTTCATCATCGGGTTCATCGTTGCTGCCTGGTTCATCGGGTGGTGCTCAGAACGCACCTGGGACCGAAAGCCGCTCCTAGCACTGGCGGCATTCTTCGGCGCCAGCTGCATCCCCTTCCTCATTGGTGTGCCCTATATGTGGTTTGTATTGGATGCGGTGATGGGTGTACCGATGACGCTTCCGTTGGCGCTCGACTACGGCGTGCTGCCCTTCATTCCAGGTGGCATTGTGAAGTGGCTCATCGCTGCGGCAGTGTTGCCGCTGGCGTGGAAGGCCGTGCGTCACGCTGACCGAGAGCTTGAACAATAGGCTTGCTGTCGACACAGATG encodes:
- a CDS encoding hydantoinase/oxoprolinase family protein, translating into MAHLRVAVDVGGTFTDVCIFDDDTKSMRVTKVPSTPHDPMIAVMNGVERGEINLADVSLFSHGTTVATNALITRRFPKAALVTTRGFRDVIEIRDGTKDDLWDAYKDVPGPYIARRDRFEVTERVDYSGRVVTPLDEDNARQIARLLKKRGTTTIAVCFLNSFANAGHEVRMREILEEEIPEATVTTSAEILPEMFEYGRFNTAVANAVLAPLVSGYVNRLADALEDGGYKGDLLLLHSGGGSMTPRMVERYPVRLAASGIAAGAISAQHIASQCGYSHAVSLDMGGTSTDISLVADGEVRVSQEWEVEYGHPIIFPSIEVLTIGAGGGSLAHIDIAGSLRNGPQSAGADPGPACYDTGGDEPTNTDANIVLGRLGTELAGGAKTLNKELAAKAIREKIAEPLGLELEEAAEAIVRVANANMADAVRLISIRRGYDPRDFALLAFGGAGALHGVDVARELNIPAVVVPPNPGVTSAMGCLLVDIQHDLSTMVTGLVSEVDRDEIDQQFKELESEARARLRHEGVSGDNAVLQRLVSMRYAGQWRSLVVPMGSDDNGLNAAIEAFHREHEREFAFRNDQTPVEIYQLQLKAIGKTPKPNFEAAELQPEAHTEPIETRPVYFEGQWHDTPVYQRERTPAGATIQGPAIINQLDSTTVVPPQCRAEIDEWLNIRIYLEG
- a CDS encoding helix-turn-helix domain-containing protein; this encodes MPSLSVDSLFTQVFHTIESDATLQDICNGIARALGCNLALIAENGEVHASVGALPLSRLRIAAKEPPSNVEPKRPSQHHEVEQIGLWLLHHLRLQLAEGRYVLTLASHRNQPTTLTQQDIEAAAAALIAASNLQGASMHRILDTMSQLVRDLERGTSRALEHHYWPRMETFGFRSHHAVQVTVALPRTDEQLSTARLLDIITQAREQRLGVLTSRQLVRSTSATAVHFIHEASAAAQDLLKAALTDCCITHSAPVQFLEEIPQALAEAETTLVLAEHIAKQLPEGGNLPVLDYTTLPLVAWASAMAPARELLERSRTLTAALDDHPQLRETLITYLGTGSRIPATASRLYLHPNSVRYRIQRIEELCGVDLNNPLDTTGMTIVYLPEILAQQQGSDSSSP
- a CDS encoding DMT family transporter, which produces MQQEQRGSSIILPVGMLVIAALSIQTGGALAGTLFDQVGPAGMNVFRVGIGAVVLAMIIRPRFWRWDAGQFRDVIMFGIAMAALNGLFYVALERLPLGVAVAIEFLGPLTLSAVLSRRLLDFIWVGIAAAGIAIMGWEAAHSASALDPIGVLFALLAGVSWAAYILAGARVGQSVPGAGGLAGAMMVAFLIILPFGAHGVIVGIDSWQVLGLAALAGAMAGLIPFSIEYFALSRVPQRVFGVLTSLEPAFATLMGWIILEQHASPWRMGAVALVIIASVGITLGARKVVEVELPGGEDLSTGPITLPLTAGQYDHNILGDGGPLTDEDDSPEASAS
- a CDS encoding TetR family transcriptional regulator; its protein translation is MATKQRTGESADRVVLVATELIQEHGLAGFSMRMLANALGVQVGTIYWYFDDKQSLLAAIARSWLANHVPERAGSLAESICEIRRALLQLRDGADIVLSSLSLGFTVGELDTILIAAAKAEGHTEERACVLASTLLHFCLGHVVREQQFLCAIDAGVHVNPPDGSAAAQIDEHSFRAGVALICEASPAER
- a CDS encoding biotin transporter BioY, whose protein sequence is MTTASPTTHQSHAPVLADALAAPRTWLHHAALIAAGAAVVSLLAQVEIPVKPVPITGQTLGVMIVGASLGAWRGAAAMVVYLLAGVAGLPVFAGFSGGPQSVAEPSFGFIIGFIVAAWFIGWCSERTWDRKPLLALAAFFGASCIPFLIGVPYMWFVLDAVMGVPMTLPLALDYGVLPFIPGGIVKWLIAAAVLPLAWKAVRHADRELEQ